In Alphaproteobacteria bacterium, one DNA window encodes the following:
- a CDS encoding L-histidine N(alpha)-methyltransferase, whose product MRTKQKMLCAANEATKPLPGNENFLSDTADLFLGQNRGHMGKHMYADHDGKMGDQRMSGSFLWEIISNDFPRYYVSHSDTVLIKNISGKIKEFIPCGLPFIDLGPGSYDSVANKSLALVRDLKSNIYMPVDISQHFLDEAIVSAGKSMPLLPTLIQQADFFSPQWRHGLEGEVCAFLGGSTISNLEGTTAPGTIDRNLPGVMSSLARSLRGGWLLVTYDGNESESHLRQMYEYPTNRLFILNVFFRMLEELPICHFNPTAFEYEMCWIPHEHQVAHLAVCMEDMNFLLDGRWFHLRRGQKLHLLNSYKFPSGKLESMAQTCGWSVVKTFTDDESPLCLALLRSHMA is encoded by the coding sequence ATGAGAACGAAACAAAAAATGCTCTGCGCCGCAAACGAAGCAACTAAGCCCCTTCCTGGAAATGAGAATTTCTTGTCTGACACCGCTGATCTGTTCTTAGGGCAGAACAGAGGCCATATGGGCAAGCATATGTATGCGGATCACGATGGAAAAATGGGCGATCAGCGTATGTCGGGATCATTTTTATGGGAGATTATATCTAATGACTTTCCACGTTATTATGTATCTCATTCTGATACTGTTCTTATAAAGAATATCTCAGGGAAAATTAAAGAATTCATCCCATGTGGTTTGCCTTTCATTGATCTTGGTCCTGGATCATATGATTCTGTTGCGAATAAAAGTCTCGCATTGGTCCGTGATCTGAAGTCAAATATTTACATGCCCGTGGATATTAGCCAGCATTTCTTGGATGAAGCGATTGTTTCAGCAGGAAAATCCATGCCACTTCTTCCGACATTGATTCAGCAAGCCGACTTCTTTTCTCCGCAATGGCGACATGGGCTTGAAGGAGAGGTCTGTGCATTTTTGGGCGGCTCCACTATTAGCAACTTGGAAGGAACTACGGCTCCAGGCACCATTGATCGAAATTTGCCTGGAGTGATGTCCAGTCTGGCACGTTCCCTTCGCGGCGGCTGGCTGCTTGTGACATATGATGGCAATGAGTCGGAAAGTCATTTGCGGCAGATGTATGAATATCCTACGAACCGCTTATTCATCCTGAATGTCTTTTTCCGCATGCTGGAAGAATTGCCGATATGCCACTTTAACCCGACGGCTTTTGAGTATGAAATGTGTTGGATCCCTCATGAACATCAAGTGGCACATTTGGCTGTTTGTATGGAGGACATGAATTTCCTATTGGACGGCCGTTGGTTTCACCTGAGACGAGGGCAAAAACTCCATCTTCTAAATTCTTATAAATTCCCTAGCGGAAAGCTGGAATCTATGGCGCAGACCTGCGGATGGTCTGTAGTAAAAACATTTACCGATGATGAAAGCCCACTGTGCCTGGCACTGCTGCGCAGTCATATGGCCTAA
- a CDS encoding ribonuclease HII: protein MRPPDLRLEEAAGRLQGRKIAGVDEAGRGPLAGPVVAAAVILPLHGIPDETMGRLRDSKMLTPRQRRILADVLRMHSDYGLGAASVAEIDDLNILQASLLAMRRAVAQLADKLGAWPDHVLIDGNQLPQALPCPARVVVDGDIKVMSIAAASILAKVAHDRIFHGLSARYPGYGWETNMGYGTQAHRQALGALGPTPHHRLSFEPLATALRAA, encoded by the coding sequence ATGCGTCCGCCCGACCTGCGGCTTGAAGAAGCGGCAGGTCGCTTACAAGGCCGTAAGATCGCCGGGGTGGACGAGGCGGGTCGCGGTCCCTTGGCGGGGCCGGTGGTCGCGGCGGCGGTTATCCTGCCTTTGCACGGCATTCCCGATGAGACGATGGGCCGCTTGCGTGATAGCAAGATGCTGACACCCCGGCAAAGGCGCATTCTGGCCGATGTCCTGCGCATGCATAGCGATTACGGTCTGGGCGCGGCCAGCGTGGCGGAAATCGACGATCTCAACATTCTGCAGGCCAGCTTGCTGGCCATGCGACGCGCGGTGGCGCAATTGGCGGACAAGCTCGGCGCGTGGCCCGATCATGTGCTGATCGACGGCAATCAACTGCCCCAGGCTCTGCCATGTCCCGCGCGTGTCGTGGTCGATGGGGACATAAAGGTGATGTCCATCGCCGCCGCTTCAATCCTGGCCAAAGTGGCGCATGACCGGATTTTTCATGGCCTGTCGGCGCGTTATCCCGGCTATGGCTGGGAGACGAATATGGGCTACGGCACCCAGGCGCATCGTCAGGCCTTGGGCGCATTGGGGCCCACCCCGCATCACCGCCTCAGCTTTGAACCCCTCGCCACGGCACTACGCGCGGCGTGA
- a CDS encoding helix-turn-helix transcriptional regulator, which produces MIDAIQTRAARAMLDWSRADLSSASGVSEEAIRNFERGFVNRPHTETLEALRQAFEKRGIEFTANSGVRLRPEGVEVLSGRMGLISLLDRVYAELVKNGGSIMATGIEEEVWVNCLGDYAEIHENRMKALLISRNDIMIYSLTKQGNLNPRSDKYTEYRWLSKDSFSPVPFYICGDMLAVVSFQIRSEINPKIVLIDSASIASAYRIQFEEMWEKSNPVPETRCQI; this is translated from the coding sequence ATGATTGATGCAATCCAAACTCGTGCCGCCCGAGCCATGCTCGATTGGAGCCGTGCCGATCTCTCATCTGCTTCCGGGGTCTCAGAGGAGGCTATCCGGAATTTTGAGCGCGGCTTCGTTAATCGTCCTCATACAGAAACGTTAGAGGCCCTGCGTCAAGCATTTGAAAAAAGAGGGATTGAATTTACAGCCAATTCGGGCGTTCGACTGAGGCCGGAGGGAGTAGAGGTGCTTAGTGGCCGCATGGGTCTTATCAGTCTATTAGATCGCGTTTATGCCGAGCTTGTTAAGAACGGTGGCTCAATCATGGCCACAGGAATCGAAGAAGAGGTATGGGTTAACTGCCTGGGTGATTATGCAGAAATTCACGAAAACCGGATGAAAGCATTGCTTATTAGTCGCAATGATATCATGATCTATTCGTTGACAAAACAGGGTAATCTCAACCCAAGAAGCGACAAATACACAGAGTATAGATGGCTATCCAAAGACTCCTTCAGCCCCGTTCCGTTTTATATATGTGGCGATATGCTCGCCGTCGTTTCATTTCAAATTCGATCAGAAATAAATCCAAAAATCGTATTAATAGATTCTGCTTCGATAGCCAGTGCTTACAGAATTCAGTTTGAAGAAATGTGGGAGAAATCGAATCCTGTGCCTGAAACAAGATGCCAAATATGA
- the frr gene encoding ribosome recycling factor, which produces MSEAFDLDDLRRRMAGAVESLHKEFSGLRTGRASVSLLEPVRVDAYGGEMALNQVASVSVPESRLLTVQVWDNGLIKSVEKAIRESGLGLNPQTEGNLIRVPVPELTAERRLDLAKAAGRYAETARVAVRNVRRDGMDQLKKQEKDSEISEDEHKKLSEKLQQTTDQHVKQIDDALAHKEKDIQQV; this is translated from the coding sequence ATGAGCGAAGCGTTTGACCTGGATGATCTGCGTCGCCGTATGGCTGGGGCGGTGGAAAGTCTGCACAAAGAGTTTTCGGGCCTGCGCACGGGGCGCGCCTCGGTTAGTCTGCTCGAGCCGGTGCGGGTGGACGCCTATGGAGGCGAGATGGCCCTTAATCAGGTCGCCAGCGTCAGCGTGCCCGAATCAAGGCTGCTGACCGTCCAGGTTTGGGATAACGGCTTGATCAAATCCGTGGAAAAGGCCATTCGCGAGTCGGGTCTGGGCTTGAACCCACAAACCGAAGGCAATTTGATCCGCGTTCCCGTGCCCGAGCTGACCGCCGAACGCCGCCTGGACCTGGCCAAAGCGGCCGGTCGCTACGCCGAGACCGCCCGCGTGGCCGTGCGCAATGTCCGCCGCGACGGCATGGATCAGTTGAAAAAACAGGAAAAAGACAGCGAAATCAGCGAGGATGAGCACAAGAAGCTATCCGAAAAGCTGCAACAAACGACCGATCAGCATGTCAAACAGATCGACGACGCCCTGGCCCACAAGGAAAAGGATATCCAGCAAGTCTAA